In the Salinisphaera sp. T31B1 genome, one interval contains:
- a CDS encoding amino acid ABC transporter substrate-binding protein, with protein MSGRRARNDLVARLCRPVWWLLIAGMATLPVHAQDSLPEAGSAAPSAAAQATPESAGPRPFAFGYIGWDDDPRYSEARTDQRFQGEPWGRPLAGAEVALDESKFPGIAAGVKFSLDDQLVANTSAAIAAIKRMQTQGTHFVLLDLPAGTVARIADEFDDQDLTFFNVAASDDRLRGAHCRADLLHTIPSDAMRNDALAQYLVSRQWSRVLVLRGPEPADAVVARSFARSAKRFGLDIVATRDFILGNNPREREQNNPKLITSGVDYDVVYIADTQGEFSRSANFAVQHPRPVVGAAGLVAEAWHWSWNKHGARQLNNRLERKADRPMTGYDWAAWAAVKAIVAGVQRTGSTDYAALRRYILSDQIDLDGFKGFRMAFRDFNGQLGQPMLLSTGNWVVAVAPLEGFLDPKNYLNTLGMDARESACRAAFGHDS; from the coding sequence ATGAGCGGCCGGCGCGCACGCAACGACCTCGTCGCGCGCCTGTGTCGGCCGGTCTGGTGGTTGTTGATAGCGGGCATGGCGACGCTCCCGGTCCATGCGCAGGACAGTTTGCCCGAGGCCGGGTCGGCTGCGCCCTCGGCGGCTGCCCAGGCGACGCCGGAGTCGGCCGGGCCCAGACCTTTTGCGTTCGGCTATATCGGTTGGGACGATGATCCGCGCTATTCGGAGGCACGGACCGACCAGCGCTTCCAGGGCGAGCCCTGGGGGCGCCCATTGGCCGGCGCCGAGGTCGCGCTCGACGAGTCGAAGTTCCCCGGCATCGCCGCGGGGGTGAAATTCTCGCTGGACGATCAGCTGGTGGCCAACACCAGCGCCGCGATCGCCGCAATCAAGCGGATGCAGACCCAGGGCACGCATTTCGTGTTGCTCGACCTGCCGGCCGGAACGGTCGCGCGAATCGCCGACGAGTTCGACGATCAGGATCTGACGTTTTTCAACGTCGCCGCCAGCGACGACCGCCTGCGAGGCGCGCATTGCCGGGCCGATCTGCTGCACACCATTCCCAGCGATGCCATGCGTAACGATGCGCTGGCCCAGTATCTGGTCTCGCGGCAGTGGAGCCGCGTGCTGGTGCTGCGCGGCCCCGAACCGGCCGACGCGGTGGTCGCACGTTCGTTTGCCCGCTCGGCCAAGCGCTTCGGGCTCGATATCGTGGCCACGCGCGACTTCATTCTGGGTAACAACCCGCGCGAACGCGAACAGAACAATCCGAAGTTGATCACTTCGGGTGTGGATTACGACGTGGTCTATATCGCCGACACGCAGGGCGAGTTCTCGCGCTCGGCCAATTTCGCAGTCCAGCATCCTCGCCCGGTCGTCGGCGCTGCCGGACTGGTCGCCGAAGCCTGGCACTGGTCGTGGAACAAGCACGGTGCCCGCCAGCTCAACAACCGCCTCGAGCGCAAGGCCGACCGGCCGATGACCGGCTACGACTGGGCGGCCTGGGCGGCGGTCAAGGCGATCGTCGCCGGCGTGCAGCGTACCGGCTCGACCGATTACGCCGCGCTGCGGCGATACATTCTCAGCGATCAGATCGATCTCGACGGCTTCAAGGGCTTTCGCATGGCCTTTCGCGATTTCAACGGCCAGCTCGGCCAGCCGATGCTGCTGTCCACGGGCAACTGGGTGGTGGCGGTTGCGCCACTGGAGGGTTTTCTCGACCCGAAGAACTACCTGAACACCCTGGGCATGGATGCGCGCGAGAGCGCTTGCCGTGCGGCTTTCGGGCACGACTCATGA
- a CDS encoding ABC transporter permease, which translates to MARASHIGQALLAVSSRETVKFLHQRGRLASAVVRPSLWLLIFAAGFKNVFGISVLPPYDSYIEYQVYVVPGLLGMVLLFNGMQSSLAMVYDREMGLMRLLLTAPLPRSVLLACKLAAGTFLSVLQAYAFLIVCALFGVDLPWWPGLLTVLPALMLTGLMLGALGLLLSVYIKQLENFAGTMNFVIFPMFFLSPALYPLWKLKESGAQVIYQLSRINPFTHGVELVRFAFYGQINWVAAAVVSGSLVVFFAIAVWGYDPQRGLVRRKRQGG; encoded by the coding sequence ATGGCACGCGCTAGTCATATCGGTCAAGCACTGCTGGCGGTCTCCTCGCGCGAGACGGTGAAGTTCCTGCATCAGCGGGGCCGACTGGCATCGGCCGTGGTTCGTCCGAGCCTGTGGCTGTTGATCTTTGCCGCCGGCTTCAAGAACGTTTTCGGTATCTCGGTGCTACCGCCCTACGACAGCTATATCGAATACCAGGTCTACGTCGTGCCGGGGCTGCTGGGCATGGTGCTTCTATTCAACGGCATGCAATCGTCGCTGGCCATGGTCTACGATCGCGAAATGGGTCTGATGCGGCTGCTGCTGACCGCACCGCTGCCGCGTTCGGTGCTGCTGGCTTGCAAGCTGGCCGCCGGTACGTTCCTGTCGGTGTTGCAGGCCTATGCGTTCCTGATCGTTTGTGCGTTGTTCGGCGTCGATCTGCCGTGGTGGCCCGGTCTGTTGACCGTTCTGCCGGCCTTGATGCTGACCGGGCTGATGCTGGGCGCACTCGGATTGTTGCTGTCGGTCTATATCAAGCAGCTCGAGAATTTCGCCGGCACCATGAATTTCGTGATCTTTCCGATGTTCTTTCTCTCTCCGGCGCTCTACCCGCTGTGGAAGCTCAAGGAGTCCGGGGCTCAGGTCATCTACCAGCTCTCCAGGATCAATCCATTCACCCATGGGGTGGAACTGGTGAGATTCGCCTTCTATGGTCAGATCAACTGGGTCGCGGCGGCCGTGGTCTCCGGCTCGCTGGTGGTGTTCTTTGCCATTGCGGTCTGGGGTTACGACCCGCAGCGGGGTCTGGTGCGGCGCAAGCGCCAGGGCGGTTGA
- a CDS encoding PepSY domain-containing protein — protein sequence MINDRLSQLAAVSSLAMMAITAPAIAKQNADLVPLEQCIESARSVRQGDIVKVEFLSVSPAGAPTYEIEIRDNDDTEWELMCNARTGDIYELETEADSPQDEAFARQAKITEAQARQTVIDRFGGEIVEVEYEIESDGSPTYEIDVAQDGQDNELKVEVDAVTGDIIELSVETWQIGHEPSEEVDGGAAASGSPDSGT from the coding sequence ATGATAAACGACCGATTGAGCCAACTGGCCGCTGTATCGAGTCTGGCCATGATGGCGATTACTGCACCGGCGATCGCTAAACAGAACGCGGACCTGGTGCCGCTCGAGCAGTGCATCGAATCCGCTCGTAGCGTGCGTCAGGGCGATATCGTGAAGGTTGAATTTTTGAGCGTGAGCCCGGCGGGCGCACCAACCTACGAGATCGAAATCCGCGATAACGATGACACCGAATGGGAGTTGATGTGCAACGCCCGCACCGGCGATATCTACGAGCTGGAAACCGAGGCCGACTCGCCCCAGGACGAGGCGTTTGCCCGGCAGGCTAAGATCACCGAAGCGCAGGCACGCCAGACAGTGATCGACCGTTTCGGTGGCGAGATCGTCGAAGTCGAATACGAAATCGAGTCCGACGGCTCGCCCACCTACGAGATCGACGTGGCCCAGGACGGCCAGGACAACGAGCTCAAGGTCGAGGTGGATGCCGTTACCGGCGACATCATCGAGTTGTCGGTCGAGACGTGGCAGATCGGGCACGAACCGTCTGAAGAAGTCGATGGCGGCGCCGCGGCGTCCGGCTCGCCGGACAGCGGAACCTGA
- a CDS encoding TonB-dependent receptor: MDIKGGLCLVTGVVISTGAWAQDSALGGIEVIGATPFSGSDVDADRYPANVQSANADDIRRSETLNINEFLRDELGSVHVNDAVNNPFQPDLNYRGYTASPLLGLPQGLSIYQDGVRINEPFGDTVNWDLIPQVAIDSIDLIPGSNPVFGQNTLGGAVSVRTKTGFTYQGRELELFGGSFGRFGGYFQAGGNDGETGWYFAAQGMSEDGWRDFSDSDVTQLFTQFSTLTENGTLDFSITAADNTLRGNGAIPRELADAEGRDSVFTYPDETKPDMVMFNLRGTEDVTEDFTLAWGAYYRRNEINTFNGDGSEFGACEEAGNAGLLCETEEGGGEEEIIFDANGNAVAVGPNVLGGTQNTSQTKEDGFGLNVQGRQDGVLGGDLIVGASIDYGSSQFFQQTELARLTDDRGTVGSGIISGESLTGVNARNSTASLFFLQRVPITDRLEGTIAGRYNRTAISLHDTSPEVNFEGGDDDDGADLSLSGDHEFKRLNLAGGLTYEINDHLTTFGSISQSSRAPSPVELTCANPDAPCRLPNGFVDDPPLDQVVTTTYELGLRGGSGTLHWRASAFRSDNQDDILFIAAESRFEGYFDNVGKTRRQGIELGVDWQFLERFLLSANYTYLNAEFRDPFVTNSPNHPLADEDAAPGDDPTQQVESGDRIPLIPEHLFNVGVDWLATDKLKLGVQVVGNGDQIYRGDESNTDNEDISGYAIVNANASYAWTDRITTFVRVNNLLDSDYETFGLYGESDEVLEGDRYEDANRFIGPGAPFGIWGGVRIEL; encoded by the coding sequence ATGGATATCAAAGGGGGCCTGTGCCTTGTCACTGGCGTTGTGATCAGTACCGGGGCCTGGGCTCAGGATTCCGCGCTCGGCGGCATCGAAGTGATCGGCGCCACGCCGTTTTCCGGCAGCGACGTCGATGCCGATCGATACCCGGCCAACGTACAGAGCGCGAACGCGGACGATATCCGTCGATCCGAGACGCTCAACATCAACGAGTTCCTGCGTGACGAACTGGGCAGCGTGCATGTCAACGACGCTGTCAATAACCCGTTCCAGCCGGACCTGAACTATCGCGGCTATACCGCGTCGCCGTTGCTGGGTCTGCCCCAGGGCTTGTCCATCTACCAGGACGGAGTACGGATCAACGAACCGTTCGGCGATACCGTCAACTGGGATCTGATACCTCAGGTTGCCATCGATTCCATCGATCTGATTCCCGGTTCCAATCCGGTGTTCGGTCAGAACACGCTGGGCGGCGCGGTCTCGGTCAGGACCAAGACCGGCTTTACTTACCAGGGGCGCGAACTGGAGCTGTTCGGCGGCAGCTTCGGACGCTTCGGCGGTTATTTTCAGGCCGGTGGCAACGACGGCGAGACCGGCTGGTATTTCGCCGCCCAGGGCATGTCCGAAGACGGCTGGCGCGACTTCTCCGATTCGGACGTCACCCAGCTGTTCACGCAGTTTTCCACGCTCACCGAAAACGGCACGCTGGACTTCTCGATCACCGCGGCCGACAACACGCTGCGGGGCAACGGTGCGATCCCGCGCGAGCTGGCCGATGCCGAAGGTCGGGATTCGGTGTTCACCTACCCGGACGAGACCAAGCCGGACATGGTGATGTTCAACCTGCGGGGCACCGAGGACGTCACCGAGGATTTCACGCTTGCCTGGGGTGCCTACTACCGCCGTAACGAAATCAACACCTTCAATGGCGACGGATCGGAATTCGGTGCCTGTGAAGAGGCTGGTAACGCCGGGCTGCTGTGTGAGACCGAGGAAGGCGGCGGCGAAGAAGAAATCATCTTTGACGCCAACGGCAACGCGGTCGCGGTCGGGCCGAACGTGCTCGGCGGCACCCAGAACACCTCGCAGACCAAGGAGGATGGTTTCGGCCTGAACGTACAGGGGCGCCAGGACGGCGTTCTGGGCGGCGATCTCATCGTGGGCGCGAGTATCGACTACGGCAGCAGCCAGTTCTTTCAGCAGACCGAGCTGGCGCGTCTGACCGACGACCGCGGCACCGTAGGCAGCGGCATCATTTCCGGTGAATCGTTGACCGGCGTCAATGCCCGCAACAGTACGGCCAGCCTGTTCTTCCTCCAGCGCGTGCCGATCACCGACCGGCTGGAAGGCACTATCGCCGGCCGCTACAACCGTACCGCTATCTCCCTGCACGACACCAGCCCGGAGGTGAACTTCGAAGGCGGGGACGACGATGACGGGGCCGATCTGAGCCTCAGCGGCGATCACGAGTTCAAGCGCCTGAATCTGGCCGGCGGCCTGACCTACGAGATCAACGATCACCTGACTACGTTCGGCAGCATCTCGCAATCCTCACGTGCCCCCTCGCCGGTCGAGCTGACCTGTGCGAATCCGGATGCGCCCTGTCGCCTGCCCAACGGCTTCGTGGACGATCCGCCCCTGGATCAGGTCGTGACCACCACCTACGAGCTGGGTCTTCGCGGCGGGTCCGGCACGCTGCACTGGCGTGCCTCGGCGTTCCGCTCCGACAACCAGGACGATATCCTGTTCATTGCCGCCGAATCTCGCTTCGAGGGCTATTTCGACAACGTCGGCAAGACCCGTCGCCAGGGCATCGAGCTGGGCGTGGACTGGCAGTTTCTGGAACGCTTCCTGCTGTCGGCGAACTACACCTATCTCAACGCGGAATTCCGCGATCCGTTCGTGACCAACTCGCCGAACCATCCGCTGGCCGACGAGGACGCCGCCCCCGGCGACGACCCGACCCAGCAGGTCGAATCAGGTGATCGTATTCCGTTGATCCCGGAGCACCTGTTCAACGTGGGCGTCGACTGGCTGGCCACTGACAAGCTCAAGCTGGGCGTGCAGGTGGTCGGCAACGGCGATCAGATCTATCGAGGCGACGAGTCGAACACCGACAACGAAGACATCAGCGGCTACGCGATCGTCAACGCGAACGCCTCCTACGCCTGGACCGATCGCATTACGACCTTCGTGCGCGTCAACAACCTGCTGGACTCCGATTACGAGACGTTCGGCCTGTACGGCGAATCCGACGAGGTCCTCGAAGGCGATCGCTACGAGGACGCTAATCGTTTCATCGGGCCGGGCGCCCCGTTCGGTATCTGGGGCGGCGTTCGTATCGAGCTCTAG
- a CDS encoding ATP-binding protein encodes MDKRLRLRQRLMISVSLLAAGVLLAAGWMIVANAHEAIADEMHSSVTLASDIVEASLADGEASLVAARRLERIGHLRHLCLSLVSPGSSAPACPSKPALRAPAWFAALTRPASLPERRIEVAHDLQIRILADPDDEIDETWHDTRGLLALLLIFYLAIVAIAYVLMGRAMVPVRRIDAALQQIEHGDYETRLPAFSLPEFDGIARQFNHMAATLADARRENHRLRDHSLRIQEDERRNLARELHDELGQSLTAIRADAAGILARGDRLPAGVAESAEAIAEVAAHIYDQARQMMRRLRPPGLDELGLMAALEDHIARWHRSRPDIHIEFECQGNDDDLAPTVAIHVFRLIQEALTNALRHAQARQITVRLHTDDVRVEAEIRDDGRGFDTTARHRGLGLSGMAERIALMNGRFELISRPGRGTCVLARIPRDNRPA; translated from the coding sequence ATGGACAAGCGTCTGCGCCTTCGCCAGCGATTGATGATTTCGGTATCTCTGCTGGCCGCCGGTGTGCTTCTGGCAGCCGGCTGGATGATCGTGGCCAATGCGCATGAAGCCATCGCCGACGAAATGCATTCGAGTGTGACGCTGGCATCGGATATCGTCGAGGCCAGCCTGGCCGACGGCGAAGCCAGTCTGGTCGCCGCTCGACGCCTGGAACGGATCGGCCATCTTCGGCATCTGTGTCTGTCCTTGGTGTCGCCGGGCTCGTCGGCCCCGGCCTGCCCGTCCAAGCCCGCCCTGCGTGCGCCGGCCTGGTTCGCGGCCCTGACCCGTCCGGCGTCGCTGCCCGAGCGACGCATCGAGGTCGCGCACGATCTGCAGATCCGTATTCTGGCCGACCCCGACGACGAGATCGACGAAACATGGCACGACACCCGCGGCCTGCTCGCGCTGCTGCTGATCTTCTATCTTGCGATCGTGGCGATCGCCTATGTCCTGATGGGCCGCGCCATGGTCCCCGTACGCCGGATCGATGCCGCGCTCCAGCAGATCGAGCATGGCGACTACGAGACCCGGCTGCCGGCGTTCTCGCTCCCGGAGTTCGACGGCATCGCCCGCCAGTTCAATCACATGGCCGCAACGCTGGCCGATGCGCGCCGAGAAAACCATCGCCTGCGCGATCATTCGTTGCGTATCCAGGAAGACGAACGACGCAATCTCGCCCGTGAACTGCACGACGAGCTCGGCCAGAGTCTCACCGCCATACGCGCCGACGCCGCTGGCATTCTGGCACGCGGCGATCGCTTGCCCGCCGGTGTGGCCGAGTCGGCCGAGGCGATCGCCGAGGTGGCGGCACATATCTACGACCAGGCGCGGCAGATGATGCGCCGGCTGCGCCCGCCGGGGCTCGACGAACTCGGTCTGATGGCCGCGCTGGAGGATCATATCGCCCGCTGGCATCGAAGCCGGCCGGATATTCATATCGAGTTCGAATGCCAGGGCAACGACGACGATCTCGCCCCGACGGTGGCGATCCACGTCTTCCGGCTGATCCAGGAGGCGCTGACCAACGCCCTGCGCCATGCGCAGGCCCGGCAGATCACAGTACGCCTGCACACCGATGACGTGCGGGTCGAGGCTGAAATACGCGACGACGGACGCGGCTTCGATACGACGGCGCGTCACCGCGGCTTGGGACTGTCGGGCATGGCCGAGCGCATCGCGCTGATGAACGGGCGCTTCGAGCTGATCAGCCGACCCGGGCGCGGAACATGTGTATTGGCTCGTATCCCCCGGGACAACCGGCCGGCATAA
- a CDS encoding response regulator transcription factor — protein MQTTPIRVLLVDDHAVVRAGYGRLLKLADDIQVVGEADSGERAYAACRDLDIHVIVMDLSLPGMSGIEATKRILSRYPGVRVLVFSVHEEQIFVRRALTAGATGYISKRAVSEVLVNAVRAVATGQRYIDAELADEAGPDAANPLACLSSREFEIFRLLASGASVNAIAEELFLSPKTVANHTTRLRTKLGASGTADLTRLAIRTGVVAL, from the coding sequence ATGCAGACCACGCCCATCCGCGTGCTTCTGGTCGATGACCACGCCGTCGTACGGGCCGGCTATGGCCGGCTGCTCAAGCTCGCAGACGATATCCAGGTGGTCGGTGAAGCCGACAGCGGCGAACGCGCCTACGCGGCGTGCCGGGACCTGGATATCCACGTCATCGTGATGGACCTGTCGCTGCCGGGCATGAGCGGTATCGAGGCGACAAAGCGTATTCTCTCGCGCTACCCGGGCGTGCGTGTACTCGTGTTCTCCGTACACGAAGAACAGATATTCGTCCGCCGCGCGCTGACCGCGGGGGCGACCGGCTATATCAGCAAGCGTGCGGTGTCCGAGGTACTCGTGAACGCCGTGCGAGCGGTGGCCACCGGACAACGCTATATCGACGCCGAACTGGCCGACGAGGCCGGCCCCGACGCCGCCAATCCTCTGGCCTGCCTGTCGTCACGCGAATTCGAGATCTTCCGATTGCTGGCTTCCGGTGCGAGCGTGAATGCCATTGCCGAGGAGCTGTTTCTCAGCCCCAAGACGGTCGCGAATCACACGACCCGACTGCGGACCAAGCTGGGCGCGAGCGGCACAGCCGATCTGACCCGGCTGGCCATACGCACCGGCGTGGTCGCACTCTGA
- a CDS encoding aldehyde dehydrogenase family protein, whose product MCAVAASEVALEPSVKQFIDTPRKMLIGGQWVAAESGETFDVYNPSNDQVVAHAQSAGKADVDKAVKAARKAFDDGPWTRMSPAERQQIVWKIGDLIMHYQEELAQLESLDNGKPISIARAADVPLAAEMFRYMAGWATKLNGELISPTVPYAPGAEWHAYTRREPVGVCGQIIPWNFPLLMAAWKLAPALATGNTIVMKLAEETPLSGLKLAEIMQEAGVPDGVVNIITGFGEEAGAPLAAHPMVDKIAFTGSTEVGRLIVDAAKGNLKKVSLELGGKSPNIILDDADLEKAIPGAANAIFFNHGQCCAAGSRLFVHDKIYDEVVEGVSEFARNIKLGPGLDPETQMGPLVSRTQFDRVTGYLESGKSQGARAAAGGEKGDGDGYFVKPTVLVDVKDDMKVYQEEIFGPVVTATRFSDLDAELIKRANDTVFGLASGVWTQDIGRAHKLANKLRAGTVWVNCYNIFDAALPFGGFKQSGWGREMGAQVLNNYTETKTVTVSL is encoded by the coding sequence ATGTGTGCAGTAGCCGCTTCTGAAGTCGCGCTGGAACCCAGCGTCAAGCAATTCATCGACACGCCGCGCAAGATGCTCATCGGCGGCCAGTGGGTCGCCGCCGAGTCGGGCGAAACGTTCGATGTCTACAATCCATCCAACGATCAGGTCGTCGCGCATGCCCAGTCGGCCGGCAAGGCCGACGTCGACAAGGCGGTGAAGGCCGCCCGCAAGGCATTCGACGACGGGCCCTGGACCCGCATGTCTCCCGCCGAGCGCCAGCAGATCGTCTGGAAGATCGGCGACCTGATCATGCATTATCAGGAAGAACTGGCGCAGCTCGAGTCGCTGGACAACGGCAAGCCGATCTCGATTGCACGTGCCGCCGATGTACCGCTGGCCGCCGAGATGTTTCGTTATATGGCGGGCTGGGCGACCAAGCTCAACGGCGAGTTGATCAGTCCGACCGTGCCGTACGCGCCCGGCGCCGAATGGCATGCCTATACCCGGCGCGAGCCGGTGGGCGTGTGTGGCCAGATCATCCCCTGGAATTTCCCGCTGCTGATGGCAGCCTGGAAGCTGGCACCGGCGCTGGCGACCGGTAACACCATCGTCATGAAACTGGCCGAAGAGACGCCGTTGTCAGGTCTCAAGTTGGCCGAGATCATGCAGGAGGCTGGCGTACCGGACGGTGTCGTCAACATCATCACCGGTTTCGGCGAAGAGGCCGGTGCCCCGCTTGCCGCACACCCGATGGTCGATAAGATCGCCTTCACCGGGTCCACCGAAGTCGGCCGTCTGATCGTCGACGCCGCCAAGGGCAACCTCAAGAAAGTGTCGCTGGAACTGGGCGGCAAGTCGCCGAACATCATCCTCGACGACGCCGACCTGGAAAAGGCGATTCCGGGGGCGGCCAACGCCATCTTCTTCAATCATGGCCAGTGCTGTGCCGCCGGTTCGCGGCTTTTCGTACACGACAAGATCTACGATGAGGTGGTCGAGGGTGTGTCCGAGTTCGCTCGCAACATCAAGCTGGGCCCGGGCCTGGATCCGGAAACCCAGATGGGGCCGCTGGTCTCGCGTACCCAGTTCGACCGCGTGACGGGGTATCTCGAATCCGGCAAGAGCCAGGGTGCCCGCGCAGCGGCGGGCGGCGAGAAGGGAGACGGCGACGGCTATTTCGTCAAGCCGACGGTGCTCGTTGACGTCAAGGACGACATGAAGGTCTATCAGGAAGAGATCTTCGGTCCGGTCGTCACCGCGACCCGGTTCTCGGACCTGGACGCCGAATTGATCAAGCGCGCCAACGATACGGTCTTCGGGCTGGCATCCGGCGTGTGGACGCAGGATATCGGTCGTGCTCACAAGCTGGCCAACAAGCTGCGCGCCGGCACGGTCTGGGTCAACTGCTACAACATCTTCGATGCGGCCCTGCCGTTCGGCGGATTCAAGCAGTCCGGCTGGGGTCGGGAAATGGGCGCACAGGTGCTCAACAACTACACCGAAACCAAGACCGTGACGGTATCGTTGTAG
- a CDS encoding sigma-54-dependent Fis family transcriptional regulator, whose product MATVVAPQRSAGSVRAGSHTADLIAGSWDRCIHDYGLDPAQIELDVVSASTLSAHRDELGEVVSIARAEMENLAAQIAGSGYALLLTDAHGVILYNRVEQSLRGSFRAAGLWDGADWSEGRQGTNGIGTCIFEHRPVIVHCGDHFASRNSALSCSASPIRNPQGDLLAVLDASSVQCEGNRAGQTHTMALVNMSARLIEKCVFLNANANYRILRFHSRPEFVSLIHDGMIAVDEGGRILAVDDGAACQLGFDERTPLIGRDIGEVFDIDADILADRASDSGQTVWPMHEQQRGRRYFASVRRPAEPGRPGRVTVARSDDSALRVSAARRHQARGFADLAGSDPTMAYNVRCARRVADRQVQIMLRGETGTGKEIFARAIHSASRRSASPFVAVNCAAIPESLIESELFGYKSGAFTGARRDGMRGRILQSSGGTLFLDEIGDMPVELQTRLLRVLEEREVVPLGSETPIAVDLNVISATHADLMARVEAGSFREDLYYRLNGITLTLPAVRERSDRQSLLRSVVSLEHDGDVAVKIEEDALEALVRYPWPGNIRQMRNVMRTALALCDDLTIGLADLPAEITRTVGGHEPRAGYQGGGAVTAAGPLECAERAALLAALDDNRWNISHTAAQLDMSRNTLYRKMKKHDIPPSRQR is encoded by the coding sequence ATGGCTACGGTAGTTGCGCCGCAGCGCTCTGCGGGATCGGTGCGTGCGGGGAGCCATACCGCCGATCTGATTGCAGGCTCCTGGGATCGCTGCATCCACGATTATGGGCTGGATCCGGCTCAGATCGAGCTGGACGTGGTGTCTGCCAGCACGCTCAGCGCGCATCGCGACGAGCTGGGCGAGGTCGTGAGCATCGCCCGTGCGGAAATGGAGAATCTGGCCGCACAGATCGCCGGTTCCGGCTATGCGCTCCTGCTGACCGATGCCCACGGCGTAATTCTCTACAATCGAGTCGAACAATCGCTGCGTGGCAGTTTCCGAGCGGCCGGGCTGTGGGACGGGGCCGATTGGAGCGAGGGCCGACAGGGCACCAACGGGATCGGCACCTGTATCTTCGAGCATCGGCCGGTCATCGTGCACTGCGGCGACCATTTCGCTTCGAGAAACAGTGCACTGAGCTGCTCGGCTTCGCCAATTCGCAACCCACAGGGAGATCTGCTGGCGGTGCTGGATGCGTCGTCTGTTCAGTGCGAGGGCAACCGCGCCGGCCAGACACACACCATGGCACTGGTGAACATGTCGGCGCGCCTGATCGAGAAATGCGTGTTTCTCAACGCGAACGCGAACTACCGCATCCTTCGTTTCCATAGCCGTCCGGAATTCGTGAGTCTGATCCACGACGGCATGATCGCGGTCGATGAAGGCGGACGGATCCTGGCGGTCGATGACGGGGCGGCCTGTCAGCTGGGCTTTGACGAACGCACGCCGCTGATCGGCCGCGACATCGGTGAAGTGTTCGATATCGATGCCGACATCCTCGCCGATCGGGCCAGCGACAGCGGGCAGACGGTCTGGCCGATGCACGAACAGCAGCGTGGCCGACGCTATTTCGCCAGTGTGCGACGCCCGGCCGAGCCAGGCCGCCCGGGCCGTGTGACAGTCGCACGCAGCGACGACTCGGCGCTGCGCGTAAGCGCGGCCCGCCGCCATCAGGCACGCGGGTTCGCCGATCTGGCCGGCAGCGATCCGACCATGGCCTACAACGTGCGCTGTGCGCGACGTGTGGCCGATCGTCAGGTCCAGATCATGCTGCGGGGCGAAACCGGCACGGGCAAGGAGATCTTCGCGCGCGCCATTCATTCGGCCAGCCGACGGTCGGCCTCACCGTTCGTGGCGGTCAACTGTGCCGCTATCCCCGAGTCGTTGATCGAGTCGGAGCTGTTCGGCTACAAATCGGGCGCGTTTACCGGCGCACGCCGCGACGGCATGCGCGGCCGTATTCTGCAGTCGTCCGGCGGCACGCTGTTCCTCGACGAGATCGGCGACATGCCGGTGGAATTGCAGACCCGTCTTCTGCGCGTACTCGAAGAACGGGAAGTCGTTCCGCTGGGCAGCGAAACGCCGATCGCGGTGGATCTCAACGTCATTTCGGCGACGCATGCGGATCTGATGGCGCGGGTCGAGGCGGGCAGCTTTCGCGAGGATCTGTACTACCGGCTCAATGGTATTACCTTGACGCTGCCGGCGGTGCGTGAACGCAGCGACCGGCAATCGCTGCTGCGTTCGGTCGTGTCGCTCGAGCACGACGGCGATGTGGCGGTCAAGATCGAGGAGGACGCGCTCGAGGCGCTGGTGCGCTATCCGTGGCCGGGTAATATCCGGCAGATGCGCAACGTCATGCGGACCGCGCTGGCGCTGTGCGACGACCTGACCATCGGCCTGGCGGATCTGCCTGCCGAAATCACCCGGACGGTGGGAGGGCATGAGCCCAGAGCCGGTTACCAGGGCGGGGGTGCAGTGACCGCGGCCGGGCCGTTGGAATGTGCCGAGCGTGCGGCATTGCTGGCCGCGCTTGACGACAACCGCTGGAACATCAGCCATACCGCGGCCCAGCTCGACATGAGCCGGAACACGCTCTACCGCAAGATGAAGAAACACGACATCCCGCCTTCGCGCCAGCGCTAG